From the genome of Methylocystis bryophila, one region includes:
- a CDS encoding 4'-phosphopantetheinyl transferase family protein — MRRQAFRLATKDAQVFARLLDRDDLALNARDLTEAPKGPTREAFLRRRAATRRVVAERLAVAPAEVEVGHDQRGAPRLLRPEAGLYLSVSGRSDFCAIAIASSPVGVDIEPLEPGTEPVWSALHAREAALLRALPASAQGEGFLRLWTAKEAYLKALGTGFTREPAAIAVDVDFRVVDGGTEPRLLVGEWRAIELAGKRFLIACVVLSGYIECLASRGS; from the coding sequence TTGAGGCGCCAGGCATTCCGCCTCGCGACGAAGGACGCGCAAGTCTTCGCGCGCCTCCTCGACAGGGACGATCTCGCGTTAAACGCGCGCGATCTGACGGAGGCGCCGAAAGGCCCGACGCGCGAGGCCTTCCTGCGCCGTCGCGCCGCGACCCGGCGCGTTGTGGCGGAACGGCTGGCCGTCGCCCCCGCCGAGGTCGAGGTCGGTCACGATCAAAGGGGCGCACCGCGCCTGCTGCGTCCCGAGGCGGGACTTTATCTCTCTGTCTCAGGCCGCTCGGATTTTTGCGCGATTGCGATCGCGTCGAGCCCTGTCGGAGTCGACATCGAGCCGCTCGAGCCCGGGACGGAGCCCGTCTGGAGCGCGCTGCATGCGCGCGAGGCGGCGCTTCTTCGCGCGCTGCCGGCTAGCGCTCAGGGCGAGGGCTTTCTGCGGCTCTGGACCGCGAAGGAAGCCTATCTCAAGGCGCTGGGCACGGGTTTTACGCGCGAGCCCGCGGCGATCGCGGTCGATGTCGATTTCCGCGTTGTCGATGGGGGAACCGAGCCTCGTCTCCTGGTTGGCGAATGGCGGGCCATCGAGCTTGCGGGCAAAAGGTTTCTCATTGCCTGCGTCGTGCTCAGCGGGTACATCGAATGCTTGGCTTCGCGCGGCTCTTGA
- a CDS encoding EF-hand domain-containing protein — protein MRRLILLFALAGVLAPGASLAQQSDDLLVSTARDWGGEGGAYTCEQWRAYMARLYRLADPKKRGYIDEKSFAIIPRTSSVFASATFDYFDQAGKGRVTREEFLEFQSPFFARFDKKHSCRVTNDELRAATGPAPQKEEKPQQIGGHHGFGGGAGAGGLGGGAGGGFGGMGR, from the coding sequence ATGAGAAGATTGATCTTATTGTTCGCCCTCGCGGGAGTTCTCGCGCCCGGGGCCTCGCTCGCCCAGCAGAGCGACGACCTTCTGGTCTCGACGGCGCGCGATTGGGGCGGAGAGGGCGGCGCCTACACCTGCGAGCAATGGCGCGCTTACATGGCCAGGCTCTATCGTCTCGCCGACCCCAAGAAGCGCGGCTATATCGACGAGAAGAGCTTTGCGATCATCCCCAGGACGAGCTCGGTTTTCGCCTCGGCGACTTTCGATTACTTCGACCAGGCCGGCAAAGGCCGCGTGACTCGTGAGGAGTTTCTGGAGTTCCAAAGCCCCTTCTTCGCGCGCTTCGACAAGAAGCACAGCTGCCGCGTGACCAATGACGAGTTGCGCGCCGCCACCGGTCCGGCACCGCAAAAGGAGGAGAAGCCGCAGCAGATCGGCGGCCATCACGGATTTGGCGGGGGTGCAGGGGCCGGCGGCCTCGGCGGCGGAGCGGGCGGCGGCTTTGGCGGCATGGGTCGGTGA
- the mauJ gene encoding methylamine utilization protein MauJ: MPNDQGRKQGGVKFLGTTSAPFININLSKLGYPGSKSELHVLAQAPGEHRTDSERLYDTSKRQFVVSARLSKAPIGGDTIKGDFTEQDGNSYFLLAHQAMRVALAEGAFEIRKNAKGEVSIATMICIASTVGEARSIFLKATTQFLDHVAYIATCPVYIVSLRIEDVINMHVAIEFFQPYGSSLINETASFLPLPLKPAYALYREGISSNSELYKFLCLYKILDRYFSKLKPALYKAFLRAGADSPKAKDLVPEHQELPQSVRPYVGKSIKSFMDEILTPKFRDVVAHFQKEGESPLVTSDPDNLARYEEILLSSELCARTVIKNYEEAFRVAQAKGVDLTSLTA; this comes from the coding sequence ATGCCCAACGATCAAGGCAGGAAGCAAGGAGGGGTAAAGTTTCTCGGGACCACAAGCGCGCCATTCATAAATATTAATCTATCGAAACTGGGTTATCCGGGCAGTAAGAGCGAGTTGCATGTTTTAGCACAAGCGCCGGGAGAGCATCGTACAGACAGCGAGCGACTGTACGATACCTCGAAGCGTCAATTCGTGGTGTCAGCGAGATTATCAAAAGCGCCCATTGGGGGTGACACCATAAAGGGCGATTTTACGGAACAGGATGGCAATTCATATTTTTTATTGGCACATCAAGCCATGCGTGTCGCATTGGCAGAGGGTGCTTTCGAAATCAGAAAGAACGCTAAAGGTGAGGTGTCCATAGCAACAATGATCTGTATAGCTAGCACCGTCGGCGAAGCAAGAAGTATATTCTTGAAGGCTACCACGCAGTTTCTTGATCATGTGGCATATATTGCTACATGTCCCGTTTATATTGTATCGCTTCGGATCGAAGATGTGATAAATATGCATGTAGCTATTGAATTTTTTCAACCTTATGGATCATCACTGATCAACGAAACCGCGTCGTTCCTGCCATTGCCACTTAAGCCAGCATACGCCTTGTATCGCGAAGGAATCTCTTCCAACAGTGAGTTGTATAAGTTTCTTTGCCTCTATAAGATACTTGATCGGTATTTTTCAAAGCTTAAACCAGCTCTGTACAAAGCCTTTCTCCGGGCAGGCGCTGACTCCCCGAAGGCAAAGGACTTGGTTCCTGAGCACCAAGAACTTCCGCAGAGTGTGCGACCGTACGTAGGAAAATCGATCAAGTCCTTCATGGATGAAATTCTCACACCGAAATTTCGAGACGTGGTTGCGCATTTTCAAAAAGAAGGAGAAAGCCCATTGGTTACTAGTGACCCGGATAATCTTGCGCGCTATGAGGAAATTCTTCTGTCTTCAGAGCTTTGTGCTCGCACAGTCATCAAGAATTATGAGGAGGCCTTTCGAGTGGCGCAGGCAAAGGGAGTAGATTTGACGTCATTGACGGCGTAA
- a CDS encoding outer membrane beta-barrel protein, with protein sequence MKLPYLSAVAAMALLTAPAFAADVDATKKKDEPAPLKSLWDDTTITGWVDGGATPNFNNPYNGLNYGRLFDDRAGTPMFNQAGIVMQRPLDPKATGYDFGYKFVGLIGADVRYSHYTGELDYAMHDRTQITPLEAFAIMHLPWVSAFSEGGIDLKIGQFVTPLGTELITSPDNIFYSHTYLFNFGPFQHTGVLATDHFTSWLDVFAGITTGENTGLGWSGDNQNSPSLLVGMTATLLDGKLVMNAATHAGPENPKQLDPYLVGWPGGVIGGTPVACGCNPTDTWRFLNNFNVTYKATDKLTLILDSAYYHDNGWNTQSVSGLNPGGLALLNGLTGINTGLIPVRSAGVSAYGATGYITYQWTDVIKLSGRVEIFRDNNNFFVAGYPGYFDEVNNVHGFAAPSTIFAGPQNAGTTYFSLTAGAQITPELPKNDWIKNIILRPEVRYDTTLNGAQPFFTSLNGPAAYYTTIGGYSPWLGGGRKSNQVTIGMDVVVPFTLK encoded by the coding sequence ATGAAGCTGCCCTACCTTTCGGCCGTCGCGGCCATGGCGCTCCTCACCGCTCCCGCCTTCGCGGCGGACGTGGACGCAACGAAGAAGAAAGATGAGCCGGCGCCGCTCAAGTCGCTGTGGGATGACACCACGATCACCGGCTGGGTTGACGGCGGCGCAACGCCCAACTTCAACAATCCGTACAACGGATTGAACTATGGTCGCCTGTTCGATGACCGGGCGGGCACGCCCATGTTCAATCAGGCGGGCATCGTCATGCAGCGCCCCCTCGATCCGAAGGCGACGGGATATGACTTCGGCTACAAGTTCGTCGGACTTATCGGCGCGGACGTGCGCTATTCGCATTATACTGGCGAGCTGGACTACGCGATGCACGACCGCACGCAGATCACGCCGCTTGAGGCTTTCGCGATCATGCATCTGCCTTGGGTGTCAGCGTTCAGCGAAGGCGGCATCGATCTGAAAATCGGTCAATTTGTGACGCCGCTCGGCACCGAGCTCATTACTTCGCCGGACAACATCTTCTACTCGCACACCTACCTCTTCAACTTCGGACCCTTCCAACACACCGGCGTTCTTGCCACCGACCACTTCACCTCCTGGCTCGACGTTTTCGCCGGCATCACGACCGGTGAGAACACCGGCCTCGGCTGGTCCGGCGACAATCAGAATTCGCCGTCGCTGCTCGTGGGGATGACCGCCACCCTGCTGGACGGCAAGCTCGTGATGAACGCCGCCACGCATGCCGGCCCCGAGAATCCCAAACAGCTCGATCCCTACCTCGTGGGCTGGCCCGGCGGCGTCATCGGCGGCACGCCCGTCGCCTGCGGGTGCAACCCAACGGACACTTGGCGTTTCCTCAACAACTTCAACGTGACCTATAAAGCGACCGACAAGCTGACCCTCATCCTCGACTCGGCTTACTATCACGACAACGGCTGGAACACGCAGTCGGTGAGCGGACTGAACCCCGGAGGGTTGGCTCTCCTCAACGGGCTGACGGGGATCAACACCGGGCTGATCCCGGTGAGATCTGCGGGCGTCTCCGCTTACGGGGCCACAGGCTACATCACCTATCAGTGGACCGATGTTATCAAGCTCAGCGGGCGTGTTGAGATCTTCCGTGACAACAATAACTTCTTCGTCGCGGGCTATCCTGGCTACTTCGACGAAGTCAATAACGTTCACGGCTTCGCGGCGCCCTCCACCATCTTTGCGGGCCCTCAAAATGCCGGCACGACCTACTTCTCCCTGACGGCCGGCGCGCAGATTACACCCGAACTGCCGAAGAATGACTGGATCAAGAACATCATCCTGCGTCCGGAAGTGCGTTACGACACGACGTTGAACGGTGCGCAGCCTTTCTTCACGTCGCTCAACGGACCGGCGGCCTACTACACCACGATCGGCGGCTATTCGCCGTGGCTCGGCGGCGGTCGAAAAAGCAACCAGGTCACGATCGGCATGGACGTGGTCGTGCCCTTCACGCTCAAATAA
- a CDS encoding P-II family nitrogen regulator, with amino-acid sequence MKLIIAIIKPFKLDDVRDALTAIGVNGLTVTEVKGYGRQKGHTEVYRGAEYVVNFLPKIKVEVAVPAELTAKAVEVIQNATRTGQIGDGKIFVLPIEQTLRIRTGEKDADAL; translated from the coding sequence ATGAAGCTCATCATCGCGATCATCAAGCCTTTCAAGCTGGATGACGTACGGGACGCGTTGACGGCGATCGGCGTCAACGGCCTCACCGTCACGGAGGTCAAGGGATATGGGCGGCAGAAAGGACACACCGAAGTGTATCGCGGCGCCGAATATGTCGTGAATTTTCTGCCGAAAATCAAAGTCGAGGTCGCCGTGCCCGCAGAGCTGACGGCCAAGGCGGTGGAAGTCATTCAGAACGCCACCCGCACGGGCCAGATCGGCGACGGCAAGATCTTCGTCCTGCCGATAGAGCAGACCCTTCGCATCCGCACCGGTGAAAAAGACGCCGACGCACTTTGA
- a CDS encoding P-II family nitrogen regulator, with protein sequence MKVVVAIIKPFKLTDVHDALHAIGVHGLTVYEAKGHGHQKGHSEIYRSVEYVAHYLSKLRVEVIVADERVDKVVATISTAARTGQTGDGKIFIQAIEKVVRIRNGEADEAAL encoded by the coding sequence ATGAAGGTGGTCGTCGCAATCATCAAGCCGTTCAAGCTCACCGACGTTCATGACGCGTTGCATGCGATCGGGGTTCATGGCTTGACCGTCTATGAAGCCAAGGGGCACGGGCATCAAAAAGGCCATTCGGAGATCTATCGTTCGGTCGAATATGTCGCCCATTATCTCTCGAAGCTTCGCGTCGAGGTGATCGTGGCGGACGAGCGGGTCGACAAGGTCGTTGCGACAATCTCCACCGCCGCCCGCACCGGACAGACGGGAGATGGAAAGATCTTCATCCAGGCGATCGAAAAAGTGGTGCGAATACGCAATGGCGAAGCGGACGAAGCCGCTTTGTGA
- a CDS encoding amidase: MSRDLGAFSATLDLSLGAAGPLAGLAFVVKENIDVEGLVSTNGHPEFAASHMAARANAPVVEALLAAGATLVGKTHMDEMAYSLMGANAHYGTPVNGRAPDRHPGGSSSGSAAVVAAGLADFALGTDTAGSCRAPASFCGVFGFRPSHDALSLAGIVPLAPSFDVVGFFARDAATLAKVGDILLPQDPDRRPLAQGLVLADVFADCPQAEGARFVAAMTALAPELPMREVALDASFWPQALTHFRNYQAFEAWRSHGAWIEQRRPGFGPGIGERFAYAATVTQAQRLEAEAFREEARPKIEALLGEDGLLVLPTTPFFAPRLDESAEALDAKRYQMFRLFLIASFFGLPQVSLPLASDPPLGLSLIGRRGTDRALLALASGLAPRVCGLAEAGPSF, from the coding sequence ATGTCTCGAGATCTCGGCGCCTTCAGCGCCACGCTCGACTTGAGCCTCGGTGCGGCCGGCCCGCTTGCTGGGCTGGCCTTCGTCGTCAAGGAGAACATCGACGTCGAAGGCCTCGTCTCGACCAACGGCCATCCTGAGTTCGCTGCAAGCCACATGGCCGCGCGCGCAAACGCGCCGGTCGTCGAGGCCCTGCTCGCCGCGGGCGCGACGCTCGTCGGCAAGACTCACATGGACGAGATGGCCTATAGCCTGATGGGCGCGAACGCCCATTACGGGACGCCTGTCAATGGGCGCGCGCCGGACCGCCATCCCGGCGGCTCGTCCTCGGGCTCGGCGGCCGTCGTCGCGGCGGGGCTCGCGGACTTCGCCCTCGGCACAGACACCGCGGGCTCCTGTCGCGCGCCGGCGTCGTTTTGCGGGGTTTTTGGCTTTCGCCCGAGCCATGACGCGCTGTCGCTTGCGGGCATCGTGCCGCTCGCGCCAAGCTTCGACGTCGTCGGCTTTTTCGCGCGCGACGCCGCGACGCTGGCAAAGGTCGGCGACATCCTCTTGCCTCAGGACCCAGACCGCCGCCCGCTTGCGCAGGGGTTGGTTCTTGCCGACGTCTTCGCGGACTGTCCGCAGGCGGAGGGCGCGCGCTTCGTCGCCGCGATGACAGCGCTCGCGCCCGAGCTCCCGATGCGCGAGGTTGCGCTCGATGCGTCTTTCTGGCCGCAGGCGCTCACGCATTTCCGCAACTATCAAGCCTTTGAGGCCTGGCGCTCGCATGGCGCCTGGATCGAGCAGCGTCGCCCAGGCTTCGGACCCGGCATCGGCGAGCGTTTCGCTTACGCGGCGACGGTGACGCAAGCGCAAAGGTTAGAGGCGGAAGCCTTTCGCGAGGAGGCGCGCCCCAAGATCGAAGCGCTCCTCGGGGAAGACGGGCTTCTTGTCCTGCCGACGACGCCCTTCTTCGCGCCCCGCCTCGACGAGAGCGCGGAAGCGCTCGACGCCAAGCGTTATCAGATGTTTCGGCTCTTCCTGATCGCGAGCTTCTTTGGTCTGCCGCAGGTGAGCCTGCCGCTCGCCTCAGACCCGCCGCTCGGCCTCTCGCTCATCGGAAGGCGTGGGACGGACCGGGCGCTTTTGGCGCTGGCGTCCGGGCTGGCGCCGCGAGTTTGCGGGCTGGCTGAAGCGGGCCCTTCGTTCTGA
- a CDS encoding UPF0262 family protein: MARDSVLSRLTRVTLDENSIGHGTADQQHERETAIYDLIDDNRFGVIGHEGGPYALDISLHDAKLVLAVSDAEGKSVVTHILSLTPFRRILKDYFMICESYYAAIRTASPSRIEAIDMGRRGLHNEGAQLLLERLTGKLDIDIDTARRIFTLVTALHWRG; the protein is encoded by the coding sequence GTGGCGCGAGACAGCGTTCTCAGCCGCCTGACCCGGGTCACGCTGGATGAGAACTCGATCGGCCACGGCACGGCCGATCAGCAGCATGAGCGCGAGACCGCGATCTACGATCTGATCGACGACAATCGATTTGGCGTCATTGGCCATGAGGGTGGGCCCTATGCGCTCGACATCTCGCTCCATGACGCCAAGCTCGTGCTCGCGGTGAGCGACGCCGAGGGCAAGTCCGTCGTCACGCATATATTGTCGCTGACGCCCTTCCGGCGCATTCTCAAAGACTATTTCATGATCTGCGAAAGCTATTACGCGGCGATCCGCACCGCTTCGCCGAGCCGCATCGAGGCGATCGACATGGGGCGGCGCGGGCTGCACAATGAGGGCGCGCAACTCCTGCTCGAGCGCCTGACCGGCAAGCTCGACATCGATATCGACACGGCGCGGCGGATATTCACCTTGGTCACGGCGCTGCACTGGCGGGGCTAG
- a CDS encoding imm11 family protein has product MEEVAPDGCDFRSCIVVTPSGDEGPKRWLCTVSRTALPHEKIHQTNVQLKKQATRILFQKSFSYLRANDTTVYYNNLINNIGCTVYIFRQIDQSLIFFCSLSSLTQVLCIGEYIIWAEIVILLDLTLRGGGDELLFERSQRSNLLSRAQANIELGLRQDRLYLNHGV; this is encoded by the coding sequence TTGGAGGAAGTCGCCCCAGATGGCTGCGATTTTCGCTCCTGTATTGTCGTGACTCCTTCCGGAGACGAGGGTCCAAAGCGGTGGCTGTGCACGGTCAGCCGAACTGCGCTCCCTCATGAGAAAATTCATCAAACCAATGTACAACTCAAGAAACAAGCTACGCGAATCCTCTTTCAGAAGAGCTTCTCCTACCTGCGGGCGAATGATACCACGGTATATTACAACAACTTAATCAACAACATCGGGTGTACAGTTTATATATTTCGCCAGATCGATCAGTCGTTGATATTTTTTTGTAGCCTATCCTCTCTTACCCAAGTTTTATGTATAGGAGAATATATAATATGGGCAGAGATAGTGATCCTTCTCGACTTGACCCTCCGTGGGGGAGGCGATGAATTGCTTTTTGAACGGTCGCAGCGATCTAATCTTCTGAGCCGCGCCCAGGCAAATATCGAGCTCGGCTTGCGACAAGACAGACTTTACCTCAACCACGGAGTATAA
- a CDS encoding low molecular weight phosphatase family protein, translating to MADLPRAQPAVKAPARPRSVLFACTFNAVRSPMAEAIARHYFGRSIHFASAGLKRGEPNGFAAAAMAEIGMDISRHRPRTFDELEDANYDLIVTLSPEAHHRALEFARDLAAEVVYWPTPDPTATHGSREMILDAYRETRERLAQRIKSYLHRPWESQR from the coding sequence ATGGCCGATCTGCCGCGAGCCCAGCCGGCAGTCAAGGCGCCCGCGCGCCCGCGGTCCGTGCTGTTCGCCTGCACCTTCAACGCCGTGCGCTCGCCGATGGCCGAGGCGATCGCCCGCCATTACTTCGGACGCAGCATCCATTTCGCCTCCGCAGGACTAAAGCGGGGCGAGCCGAACGGCTTCGCCGCGGCCGCGATGGCGGAGATCGGCATGGACATCTCTCGCCACAGGCCGAGGACTTTCGATGAGCTCGAGGACGCGAATTACGACCTCATCGTCACGCTGTCGCCCGAGGCGCATCATCGCGCGCTGGAATTTGCGCGCGATCTTGCCGCCGAGGTCGTCTATTGGCCGACGCCCGACCCGACCGCCACGCATGGGTCGAGGGAAATGATTCTCGACGCCTACCGCGAGACGCGGGAACGGCTGGCCCAGCGCATCAAGAGCTATCTCCATCGTCCGTGGGAGAGTCAGCGTTGA
- a CDS encoding ammonium transporter produces MSSRLPRGLHKAAIVSAAFLAAASPALAGSPTPNPGDTAWMLTSSALVLMMSIPGLALFYGGLVRIKNMASILTQTFTIVALVGVLWTLYGYSLAFGDGGALNAVIGGLGKVFLKGVDANAVSPTFTPGHVIPEYAYFVFQMTFAMITPALIIGAFAERMKFSAVFVFILLWVTVIYFPIAHWVWAVADPNAIVDAAAELAAATTDAAKQAAQAKIDAATSSVGWLAGGLAPWMKGVGALDFAGGTVVHINAGIAGLVGAIMVGKRIGYGKEALPPHSLTLSMVGASLLWVGWFGFNAGSNLEANGTTALAFVNTMVATAAAALSWLLTEWATKGKPSLLGLISGAVAGLVAVTPASGFAGPIGSLALGFIVSPICLFFVSKVKNAIGYDDALDVFGVHCIGGITGALATGLLVSPALGGVGITDYTNIAESYAGKYDLVAQMIAQVTAVVATLIWSGVGSAILYKVVDLVIGLRPAPDQEREGLDITDHGERAYNY; encoded by the coding sequence ATGAGTTCTCGCCTCCCTCGCGGACTGCATAAGGCCGCGATCGTCTCTGCCGCATTCCTCGCCGCTGCGTCTCCGGCGTTAGCCGGTTCGCCGACGCCTAATCCGGGCGACACGGCCTGGATGCTGACGTCGAGCGCCTTGGTGTTGATGATGTCGATTCCCGGCCTGGCGCTGTTTTACGGCGGCCTCGTCCGCATCAAGAACATGGCCTCGATCCTCACGCAGACCTTCACGATCGTGGCGCTCGTGGGCGTGCTGTGGACGCTTTACGGCTATTCGCTCGCCTTCGGCGACGGCGGCGCGCTCAACGCGGTCATCGGCGGGCTGGGCAAGGTGTTTCTCAAGGGCGTCGACGCGAACGCCGTGTCGCCGACCTTCACGCCGGGCCATGTCATTCCGGAATACGCTTATTTCGTGTTCCAGATGACCTTCGCGATGATCACGCCGGCGCTCATCATCGGCGCCTTTGCGGAGCGCATGAAGTTCTCGGCGGTGTTCGTCTTCATCCTGCTGTGGGTGACGGTGATCTATTTCCCGATCGCGCATTGGGTGTGGGCGGTTGCCGATCCGAATGCGATCGTCGATGCGGCGGCGGAGCTGGCGGCGGCGACGACGGATGCGGCGAAGCAGGCGGCGCAGGCCAAGATCGACGCGGCGACCTCCTCGGTCGGCTGGCTCGCGGGCGGCCTGGCTCCGTGGATGAAGGGCGTGGGCGCGCTGGACTTCGCCGGCGGCACGGTCGTTCACATCAACGCGGGCATCGCGGGCCTTGTCGGCGCGATCATGGTCGGCAAGCGCATCGGTTATGGCAAGGAAGCGCTGCCGCCGCATTCGCTGACGCTGTCGATGGTCGGCGCCTCGCTGCTGTGGGTCGGCTGGTTCGGCTTCAACGCGGGCTCCAACCTCGAGGCGAACGGCACGACGGCGCTGGCCTTCGTCAACACGATGGTGGCGACCGCGGCGGCGGCGCTTTCCTGGCTGCTGACGGAATGGGCGACGAAGGGCAAGCCCTCGCTTTTGGGCCTGATCTCGGGCGCGGTGGCGGGCCTTGTTGCGGTGACGCCGGCCTCGGGCTTTGCGGGTCCGATCGGCTCGCTGGCGCTGGGCTTCATCGTCTCGCCGATCTGCCTGTTCTTCGTCTCGAAGGTGAAGAACGCCATCGGCTATGACGACGCGCTCGACGTGTTCGGCGTGCATTGCATCGGCGGGATCACCGGCGCGCTGGCGACGGGCCTGCTGGTCAGCCCCGCGCTGGGCGGCGTCGGCATCACCGACTATACGAACATCGCCGAGAGCTACGCCGGCAAATACGACCTCGTGGCGCAGATGATCGCGCAGGTCACCGCCGTCGTCGCGACGCTGATCTGGTCGGGCGTGGGCTCGGCGATCCTCTATAAGGTCGTCGATCTCGTCATCGGCCTGCGCCCGGCGCCCGATCAGGAGCGAGAGGGCCTCGACATCACCGATCACGGCGAGCGCGCTTACAATTACTGA
- a CDS encoding IS630 family transposase (programmed frameshift) codes for MARPYSNDLRERVAALVLSGLTVRAAAALMQVSVASSVRFARAARSTGSAAAKPMGGKRPYLLAGQRDFLLARLAEKPDLTLHALLGELRERGVVVSCDTLWRFLRKEKISFKKKTLLPAEQDRPDVARHRARWKKIQSKLDPKRLVFIDETWAKTNMTRTHGWTERGLALFAKAPYGHWKTTTFLAALRCDQITAPCVFDGPINGESFLAYVEQILAPTLSPGDVVVMDNLGSHKSAAVREAIRAKGARLIFLPKYSPDLNPIEQVFSKLKRMLRKAEERTIDALWRRVGILLDDFPPQECAAYLKGAGYASA; via the exons ATGGCGCGACCCTACTCGAATGATCTTCGTGAGCGTGTTGCTGCGTTGGTGTTGAGTGGGTTGACGGTTCGGGCGGCGGCGGCGCTCATGCAGGTGAGCGTCGCGAGTTCGGTGCGTTTCGCGCGAGCAGCGCGGTCGACGGGCAGCGCGGCGGCGAAGCCTATGGGCGGCAAGCGTCCCTATCTGCTCGCGGGCCAGCGCGATTTTCTGCTGGCGCGCCTTGCCGAGAAGCCGGATTTGACCCTTCACGCGCTGCTTGGCGAATTGCGCGAACGCGGCGTGGTCGTGTCCTGCGACACCTTGTGGCGTTTCTTGCGCAAGGAGAAAATCAGCTTCAA AAAAAAAACGCTTCTGCCCGCCGAACAGGATCGGCCCGACGTCGCGCGCCATCGCGCGCGCTGGAAAAAGATCCAGTCGAAGCTTGACCCGAAGCGCCTCGTCTTCATCGACGAAACTTGGGCGAAAACCAATATGACGCGCACCCATGGCTGGACGGAGCGCGGTCTCGCGCTCTTCGCCAAGGCTCCATACGGCCATTGGAAGACCACGACCTTTCTCGCAGCCTTGCGCTGCGACCAAATCACCGCGCCTTGCGTGTTCGACGGGCCGATCAACGGCGAAAGCTTCCTCGCTTATGTCGAACAGATTTTGGCGCCGACGCTCTCGCCGGGAGATGTCGTCGTCATGGACAATCTCGGCTCGCATAAGAGCGCCGCCGTCAGAGAAGCCATTCGCGCGAAAGGCGCGCGCCTCATCTTCCTGCCCAAATACTCGCCCGACCTCAATCCGATCGAACAGGTGTTCTCGAAGCTAAAACGCATGTTGCGCAAGGCCGAGGAGAGAACCATCGACGCGCTCTGGCGAAGGGTCGGGATTCTCCTCGATGACTTTCCGCCACAAGAATGCGCCGCATACCTCAAGGGCGCCGGATACGCTTCAGCCTAA
- a CDS encoding DUF992 domain-containing protein produces the protein MRKLSAFRLNGWAGALSTAALLAVLVPSQALAGDRIGSLQCRLSGNSLGILVENQTVDCLFEDDAEGVAPAHYVGTLSKVGANISINGPGEMVWGVIAATGHVGPGALQGTYAGPETTVKVGVGGGGAILIGGNNNTISLQPFEAEAGKGFGLTAGIENLALTYVPDAPPPAFPHSYRRRHHHHG, from the coding sequence ATGCGCAAACTATCTGCATTTCGGCTGAACGGCTGGGCCGGCGCGCTCTCGACGGCGGCGCTGCTCGCGGTCCTGGTTCCGAGCCAGGCTCTGGCCGGAGATCGCATCGGGTCGCTGCAGTGCCGGCTTTCCGGGAACTCGCTCGGCATTCTGGTCGAGAACCAGACTGTGGACTGCCTTTTCGAGGACGATGCGGAGGGCGTCGCGCCTGCGCATTACGTCGGCACGCTCTCCAAGGTCGGAGCCAATATCAGCATCAACGGACCGGGCGAGATGGTCTGGGGCGTTATCGCGGCCACGGGTCATGTCGGCCCTGGCGCGCTGCAAGGGACCTATGCGGGTCCCGAAACCACGGTGAAGGTCGGCGTGGGCGGCGGCGGCGCGATCCTCATTGGCGGCAACAACAACACGATTTCGCTGCAGCCTTTCGAGGCCGAAGCTGGCAAGGGCTTCGGGCTGACCGCCGGCATCGAAAACCTGGCGCTCACCTATGTGCCCGACGCCCCGCCGCCGGCGTTCCCGCACAGCTACCGCAGGCGTCACCATCACCACGGCTAA